In one Bacteroidales bacterium genomic region, the following are encoded:
- a CDS encoding TlpA disulfide reductase family protein yields the protein MTKLKERFTKWKENRSIWQKTGDILFWVLIILFLIPGPRKAILTNLNRVVLNVKAPRIMDEEKQAMLTDLDYNWFLAWEENEPFYFSNFRDEVVFINFWATWCPPCVAEMPEIQSLYKKWGDKVAFMLITGEHPDVVKPFMEKNNYQMPVFYMAGAQPPEPLSFKAYPTTFIISREGRVVSKKTGAANWDSKATEKIFEELLK from the coding sequence ATGACCAAACTGAAAGAACGTTTTACCAAATGGAAAGAGAACAGGTCCATCTGGCAGAAAACCGGCGATATCCTGTTCTGGGTTTTGATCATTCTGTTCCTGATTCCGGGTCCGAGGAAAGCCATTCTCACCAACCTGAACAGGGTGGTTCTGAATGTGAAAGCACCCCGGATCATGGATGAAGAGAAACAGGCCATGCTGACCGATCTGGATTATAACTGGTTTCTTGCCTGGGAGGAAAATGAACCCTTCTATTTCAGTAATTTCAGGGATGAGGTGGTGTTCATCAACTTCTGGGCCACCTGGTGCCCGCCCTGTGTGGCCGAGATGCCCGAAATACAGTCCCTCTACAAGAAATGGGGGGATAAGGTGGCCTTTATGCTGATCACCGGCGAGCATCCGGATGTGGTAAAGCCCTTTATGGAAAAAAACAATTACCAGATGCCCGTTTTTTATATGGCCGGTGCTCAGCCACCCGAACCACTCTCCTTCAAAGCCTATCCAACCACATTTATCATATCCCGGGAAGGGCGCGTGGTGAGCAAAAAAACCGGGGCAGCCAACTGGGACTCCAAAGCCACCGAAAAGATTTTCGAAGAGCTGCTTAAGTAG
- a CDS encoding transposase has product MAKYPGEVKGWRKIHDWYRRMKNAMRAVGKASSSGGRNKEDRIGHEEKVFSIFEEYTEWVTKGKLHPNVELGKKLSITTDQYHLIVDYRIMENHSDSEVVKPIVEDMTEKYNLRSWSFDKGYWHKDNKALLEEHVERVVMPKKGKPNKQEKEEEGHRQFKLLRNKHSAVESNINELENRGLDRCPDRGYMHFKRYVGLAISAYNLRRIGQKLIEIQRKRELAERELRAAA; this is encoded by the coding sequence ATGGCAAAGTATCCGGGCGAGGTTAAAGGATGGAGAAAGATACACGACTGGTATCGCCGGATGAAAAACGCAATGAGAGCTGTAGGAAAAGCAAGCTCATCGGGAGGCAGGAACAAGGAAGATCGGATCGGGCATGAAGAAAAGGTCTTCTCCATTTTTGAGGAATATACCGAATGGGTTACCAAAGGGAAACTGCATCCCAATGTGGAACTGGGGAAAAAGCTGTCTATTACTACAGACCAGTATCATCTGATTGTTGATTACCGTATCATGGAGAACCATTCCGACTCTGAGGTGGTAAAGCCGATTGTAGAAGATATGACAGAGAAATATAATCTCAGAAGTTGGAGCTTTGACAAAGGCTACTGGCACAAAGACAACAAGGCACTGCTGGAAGAGCATGTCGAAAGGGTTGTGATGCCCAAGAAGGGCAAGCCCAATAAGCAGGAAAAGGAGGAGGAGGGCCATCGACAGTTCAAGCTTTTGAGAAATAAGCACAGTGCCGTGGAATCTAACATCAATGAACTTGAAAACAGGGGATTGGACCGGTGTCCAGATCGGGGATATATGCACTTCAAACGGTATGTTGGCCTGGCAATCTCAGCCTATAACCTGAGAAGAATTGGACAGAAGTTGATTGAGATCCAGCGAAAAAGGGAACTGGCCGAACGAGAGTTAAGGGCGGCAGCCTAA
- a CDS encoding M20/M25/M40 family metallo-hydrolase gives MKNILFLLPLALLFACRPGFEEEITIAEIEGHFTYLASDELKGRYPGTAEDQQLAEYLSAEFKKAGLQLYEKTGLQHFDIVSEIEAGPENLFQWDDVELSLGTDYSLFPFSHAGTVRGEVVFAGYGFQVDKEELKWDDYASLDVKGKWVMILRGVPGSQEATSPYMNYSEDRGKALLASDLGASGVIFLSGSSLDPDDQLVELKGKQHPLAIPVVHMSREAADRLLSSAGQDSLSRIDDRLSSSRQASSFHTGVEVNISVDLQPKKMETSNVIATLEGSHADLKDEYVLIGAHHDHLGLGGPESSSRAPDTLAVHYGADDNASGVAGVLEASEWLSAHTPARSVLFATFGAEEMGLIGSKYLAENPPVDMEKIQVMINLDMIGRLNEDRQLQVGGVGTSPGFKILLESINSNYGFNLKFANEGFGPSDHAAFYAKDVPVLFISTGAHSDYHTPDDQPAAINLEGTREVISFVSEIAAALANQHERVAFTEAGPKVRGSSKGRRGGITLGLMPDMTYDGSEGMPVMFVTEGRPAAVGGIQKGDVIVAIEGKSVGNVYDYMARLDGLKEGMSIVVQVKRDGDLIDLLIRI, from the coding sequence ATGAAAAACATCCTTTTTCTCCTCCCCCTGGCCCTGCTGTTTGCCTGCAGGCCCGGATTTGAAGAGGAGATTACCATTGCGGAAATTGAAGGCCATTTCACCTATCTGGCTTCCGATGAATTAAAAGGACGCTACCCCGGAACCGCTGAGGACCAGCAGCTCGCTGAATACCTCTCTGCCGAATTTAAAAAAGCAGGACTGCAACTCTATGAAAAAACAGGGCTGCAGCATTTTGATATTGTCAGCGAAATTGAAGCGGGACCGGAAAACCTTTTTCAATGGGACGATGTGGAACTATCGCTGGGAACAGACTACTCCCTCTTCCCCTTTAGCCATGCCGGAACGGTCCGTGGCGAAGTGGTCTTCGCGGGTTATGGCTTCCAGGTCGATAAGGAGGAGCTGAAGTGGGACGATTATGCCTCTCTGGATGTGAAAGGCAAGTGGGTGATGATCCTCCGGGGTGTACCCGGATCGCAGGAGGCCACATCGCCCTATATGAATTACAGCGAGGACCGGGGAAAGGCCCTCCTGGCCTCTGATCTGGGTGCCTCGGGTGTTATTTTCCTTTCGGGAAGTTCCCTGGATCCGGATGATCAGCTGGTTGAGCTAAAAGGAAAACAGCACCCTCTGGCTATTCCCGTGGTACATATGAGCCGGGAGGCTGCCGACCGGCTTCTTAGTTCGGCCGGACAGGACAGTCTGTCCCGGATCGATGACCGTTTAAGCTCATCCCGGCAGGCCTCCTCCTTTCATACGGGGGTGGAGGTGAATATCAGCGTGGACCTTCAACCCAAAAAGATGGAAACATCGAATGTGATCGCCACCCTTGAAGGATCGCATGCTGATCTGAAAGATGAGTATGTGCTTATCGGCGCCCACCACGACCACCTGGGCCTGGGCGGTCCGGAGAGTTCCTCCCGGGCACCTGATACCCTGGCGGTACATTATGGAGCGGACGATAATGCTTCGGGAGTGGCCGGTGTGCTGGAAGCCTCAGAATGGTTAAGCGCCCATACCCCTGCAAGGAGTGTACTGTTCGCTACTTTTGGAGCGGAGGAGATGGGTCTGATCGGATCCAAATACCTGGCAGAAAACCCGCCTGTTGATATGGAAAAGATCCAGGTGATGATCAACCTGGATATGATCGGGAGACTCAATGAAGATCGCCAGTTGCAGGTTGGAGGTGTGGGAACATCACCGGGTTTTAAAATCCTCCTGGAATCGATCAACAGCAACTACGGCTTCAATCTGAAATTCGCCAACGAAGGCTTCGGTCCCTCCGATCATGCCGCCTTTTATGCCAAAGATGTACCGGTATTGTTTATCTCCACCGGCGCCCATTCTGATTATCATACTCCGGACGATCAGCCCGCCGCAATCAACCTGGAGGGAACCCGGGAGGTAATCTCCTTTGTTTCCGAGATAGCAGCCGCCCTGGCAAACCAGCATGAACGTGTTGCCTTTACCGAAGCAGGTCCCAAGGTAAGAGGTTCATCAAAGGGAAGGCGGGGCGGAATCACTCTGGGACTTATGCCTGATATGACCTATGATGGCAGTGAGGGGATGCCCGTGATGTTTGTGACCGAAGGAAGACCCGCTGCGGTGGGTGGTATCCAGAAAGGGGATGTCATCGTAGCCATTGAAGGAAAGAGCGTTGGAAATGTTTACGACTACATGGCCCGGCTCGACGGCTTGAAGGAGGGAATGTCCATCGTGGTCCAGGTAAAACGGGACGGTGATCTCATCGACCTGCTAATCCGAATTTAA
- a CDS encoding rubredoxin, with amino-acid sequence MQKYQCKVCGYVYDPEEGDPDSGIAPGTSFEDVPEDWHCPVCGVYKNDFEAVE; translated from the coding sequence ATGCAAAAATACCAGTGTAAAGTTTGCGGTTATGTATACGACCCGGAAGAGGGCGATCCCGACAGCGGCATAGCTCCAGGCACCTCATTTGAAGATGTTCCGGAGGATTGGCACTGCCCTGTATGCGGGGTTTACAAAAACGACTTCGAAGCCGTAGAATAA
- a CDS encoding aminoacyl-histidine dipeptidase, protein MQKITELKPAEVWAYFHEILEIPRISKKEDKIIAHLIGFAKKHHLDYKQDQVGNLLISKSATAGMERRKGVILQSHADMVGEKNAGVRHDFDKDPIEAYLEDGWVRARGTTLGADDGIGIAASMAILASETIEHGPLECLFTVDEESGMTGALGLQPAFLQGSVLLNLDSEDEGEIFIGCAGGIDTVASFNYKRSRLKRNWIALKVIVGGLQGGHSGDEIHRGFGNSVKILNRFLWNADQRFSIRLASLEGGKARNAIPREAEAVIVAPASSQELIRVYFDSFVQILQEEMALVEPDFSMIMEPVPTPELVMRKKFQRRLFNALYACPHGVIAMSQAIPGLVETSTNLASVRHTSEDVLEIVTSQRSSVESAKQDISDRMGSLFTLLGASVRHSGGYPGWKPDTSSEVLKISEKVYKGLFRQEPDIKAIHAGLECGLFLQKYPDLDMISFGPTIKGAHTPDERIKTDTVDKFWLFLLEMLKQAPKA, encoded by the coding sequence ATGCAAAAAATAACAGAGCTTAAACCGGCAGAGGTATGGGCTTATTTCCATGAGATACTGGAGATTCCAAGGATCTCGAAAAAAGAAGATAAAATTATCGCTCACCTGATTGGATTTGCGAAAAAACACCATCTGGACTATAAACAGGATCAGGTAGGTAACCTGTTGATTTCCAAGTCTGCTACTGCCGGCATGGAGCGCAGGAAAGGAGTAATCCTGCAGTCGCATGCCGATATGGTTGGAGAGAAAAATGCGGGGGTCCGTCACGATTTTGATAAGGATCCCATCGAGGCCTACCTGGAAGATGGATGGGTCAGGGCCCGGGGAACGACCCTGGGTGCCGATGACGGAATCGGGATTGCTGCTTCCATGGCCATCCTGGCTTCGGAAACCATCGAACATGGCCCTCTGGAGTGCCTCTTCACGGTAGATGAAGAGAGTGGGATGACAGGTGCCCTGGGTTTGCAGCCGGCGTTTTTGCAGGGCTCGGTGTTGCTGAACCTGGATTCAGAGGATGAAGGGGAGATCTTCATTGGTTGTGCTGGAGGCATCGATACGGTGGCTAGCTTTAACTACAAGAGGAGCAGACTCAAAAGAAACTGGATTGCCCTGAAGGTGATTGTAGGCGGACTGCAGGGCGGACATTCGGGCGATGAGATTCATCGCGGTTTCGGTAACTCTGTCAAGATACTCAACCGTTTCCTCTGGAATGCAGATCAGCGCTTTAGTATCAGGCTGGCATCCCTGGAGGGTGGAAAGGCCAGAAATGCCATCCCCAGGGAAGCGGAAGCCGTCATTGTGGCCCCTGCAAGCAGCCAGGAACTGATCCGGGTTTATTTTGATTCTTTTGTTCAGATCCTTCAGGAAGAGATGGCGCTGGTGGAACCTGACTTTTCCATGATCATGGAACCGGTCCCGACACCGGAGCTGGTGATGCGAAAGAAATTCCAGCGACGACTTTTTAATGCCCTTTATGCCTGTCCGCACGGGGTCATTGCCATGAGCCAGGCCATTCCCGGACTGGTGGAAACCTCGACCAACCTGGCCTCTGTAAGACATACCAGCGAGGATGTCCTGGAGATTGTGACCAGTCAGCGCAGCAGTGTGGAGTCGGCCAAGCAGGATATTTCAGATCGGATGGGATCCCTGTTCACACTTCTGGGAGCCTCTGTCAGGCATTCCGGAGGATATCCCGGTTGGAAGCCCGATACTTCTTCGGAGGTTCTGAAGATATCCGAAAAGGTCTACAAAGGGCTGTTCAGGCAGGAACCTGATATCAAAGCGATCCATGCCGGACTGGAGTGCGGACTGTTCCTGCAGAAGTATCCCGATCTGGATATGATTTCCTTCGGCCCCACGATCAAGGGGGCCCATACACCCGATGAGCGGATCAAAACCGATACCGTGGACAAATTCTGGCTCTTTCTCCTGGAGATGTTAAAACAGGCTCCAAAGGCCTAA
- a CDS encoding isocitrate/isopropylmalate family dehydrogenase, translating into MQKRTIVVLPGDGIGRVVLEETIRVLEKAGFNAGYVEGDIGWEFWKSEGNPLPDRTVSLLEEHKIGLFGAITSKPKDAAAAELDPALAGKGLIYSSPIVGLRQHFNLDICIRPCHTYKGNPLNFIRRGAGDSIEEPEVDVVIFRQNTEGLYGGVEWSNPPDIVYQGLRSHPKFVKNFGDVPVEELSISTRIFTKKATGRILRAAFEYARKFGYKSVTVCEKPNVIRETSGMMYKMAQEIQATGFKEIELWNTNIDAQMMWLTKNPENYGVIVAGNMFGDIVSDGFAGLIGGLGFACSANLGEEVSVFEPTHGSAPKYAGYPVSIVNPIAMMESACMMLDHISEAEMALQIRKAIAGVILEGKVRTYDMKKMAGRPDVIEKGAASTRQMADAIIAKL; encoded by the coding sequence ATGCAGAAACGAACCATTGTAGTGCTTCCCGGGGACGGTATCGGGAGAGTTGTCCTAGAAGAAACCATCAGGGTACTGGAAAAAGCCGGATTTAACGCCGGATATGTGGAAGGAGATATTGGCTGGGAATTCTGGAAATCAGAAGGAAATCCCCTGCCCGACCGTACTGTTTCCTTACTGGAAGAACATAAGATCGGCCTTTTCGGGGCGATCACCAGCAAACCCAAAGATGCTGCTGCCGCAGAACTGGATCCGGCCCTCGCCGGTAAAGGATTGATCTATTCCAGTCCCATCGTTGGCCTCAGGCAACATTTCAACCTGGATATCTGTATCAGACCCTGCCACACCTATAAAGGAAATCCACTTAACTTCATTCGCAGGGGAGCCGGAGACAGTATCGAGGAACCAGAGGTGGATGTGGTGATCTTCCGCCAGAATACCGAAGGGCTCTACGGGGGAGTGGAATGGAGCAATCCTCCCGATATCGTATACCAGGGACTGCGTTCCCATCCCAAATTTGTGAAGAACTTCGGGGATGTTCCCGTGGAGGAGCTCTCCATCTCCACCCGGATCTTTACCAAAAAGGCCACCGGCCGGATCCTTCGGGCTGCGTTTGAATATGCCAGGAAGTTTGGCTATAAGAGTGTGACCGTCTGCGAGAAGCCCAATGTGATCCGTGAGACCTCTGGAATGATGTATAAAATGGCCCAGGAAATACAGGCCACCGGGTTCAAAGAGATTGAACTCTGGAACACCAACATCGATGCCCAGATGATGTGGCTGACCAAAAATCCGGAAAACTACGGGGTCATTGTAGCCGGAAATATGTTTGGTGATATTGTCTCGGACGGATTTGCGGGACTGATCGGGGGACTTGGTTTTGCCTGCAGCGCCAATCTGGGCGAGGAGGTCTCCGTCTTTGAACCCACCCACGGCTCGGCCCCCAAGTATGCCGGTTACCCTGTGAGTATTGTGAATCCCATAGCCATGATGGAGTCGGCCTGCATGATGCTGGATCATATCTCTGAAGCAGAAATGGCCCTTCAGATCCGGAAGGCCATCGCCGGCGTGATCCTGGAAGGAAAGGTGCGTACCTATGATATGAAAAAAATGGCCGGACGGCCCGATGTCATTGAAAAAGGCGCTGCCTCCACCAGGCAGATGGCTGATGCCATCATTGCAAAGCTGTAA
- a CDS encoding HDIG domain-containing protein, producing the protein MASINPEVLKLWPELDWIKNQELREKTAMVWENALEKSVLTPADLNRIPFTLLCGPGLKVTFMEHKRAVVHIARDSGNKMNEFFGDELPVDMDVLIAGAILADVGKLLEYVLDENGKAVQGSYGKYLRHPFSGVSLAESCGVPPEVCHIIAAHAGEGNMVRRSTEAFIVHHADFMTFLPFKQRAS; encoded by the coding sequence ATGGCAAGCATAAATCCGGAGGTCCTGAAACTATGGCCCGAGCTGGACTGGATTAAAAACCAGGAGCTGCGTGAAAAAACAGCAATGGTATGGGAGAACGCGCTGGAAAAGAGTGTGCTCACCCCTGCCGATCTGAACAGGATCCCCTTTACCCTCTTATGCGGACCCGGTCTGAAAGTCACCTTTATGGAGCACAAAAGAGCCGTGGTTCATATTGCCCGGGACAGCGGAAACAAGATGAATGAATTTTTTGGCGATGAACTGCCGGTGGATATGGATGTGCTGATCGCAGGAGCGATTCTGGCCGATGTGGGCAAGCTGCTGGAATATGTGCTGGACGAGAACGGGAAAGCAGTGCAGGGTTCCTATGGAAAATACCTCCGCCACCCCTTCTCCGGGGTCTCCCTGGCCGAAAGTTGCGGAGTTCCCCCGGAGGTTTGCCATATTATTGCAGCCCATGCAGGGGAAGGAAACATGGTCCGGCGGAGCACCGAAGCCTTTATCGTGCACCATGCCGATTTTATGACCTTTCTGCCCTTTAAGCAGCGGGCTTCCTGA
- a CDS encoding isoaspartyl peptidase/L-asparaginase, with product MKHRTILSILLYISVLISSCKGPTEQSVEKTPDPEPYEYALVLHGGAGKMNFQNMPEPYQETYELALDSALQRGLDVLERGGSSLDAVETVIRYMEDNPLFNAGKGAVFTSEGKNELDASIMTGQDLNAGAVAGVTDIKHPISAARAVMEQSEHVMMAGHGASVFAEQAGLELVDPAYFFTKDRYESFQKAVAKDKHGTVGCVALDQSGNLCAGTSTGGMTNKKYGRIGDSPIIGAGTYANNATCGVSATGHGEYFIRWTVAHQISVLMEYKEYPVEQAARELVEKTLVEVGGEGGVICLDKYGRPAMVTNTSGMFRAYGNSEGERIVAIFKD from the coding sequence ATGAAACACCGAACGATTTTATCCATTTTGCTTTATATATCGGTTCTGATCAGCTCCTGCAAAGGTCCCACGGAGCAGTCCGTTGAAAAAACACCTGATCCGGAACCTTACGAATATGCCCTGGTGCTGCATGGCGGGGCGGGAAAAATGAATTTTCAGAATATGCCTGAGCCTTACCAGGAAACATACGAACTTGCACTGGACAGCGCCCTGCAACGGGGACTGGATGTGCTGGAAAGAGGGGGTTCCAGCCTGGATGCGGTGGAGACCGTGATCCGGTACATGGAGGATAATCCGCTGTTCAATGCCGGGAAAGGAGCGGTTTTTACCAGCGAAGGGAAAAATGAGCTGGATGCATCCATTATGACCGGACAGGACCTCAATGCAGGTGCCGTGGCAGGTGTAACGGATATCAAACACCCCATTTCGGCCGCCAGGGCGGTGATGGAGCAATCGGAGCATGTGATGATGGCCGGGCACGGGGCATCGGTTTTTGCAGAACAGGCGGGACTGGAGCTCGTGGATCCTGCCTATTTTTTCACCAAGGACCGTTATGAGTCCTTTCAAAAAGCGGTCGCTAAAGATAAGCATGGAACGGTGGGATGTGTGGCGCTGGATCAGTCCGGGAACCTTTGTGCGGGGACTTCCACGGGTGGAATGACCAATAAGAAATACGGGCGTATCGGGGATTCTCCTATTATCGGGGCCGGTACCTATGCCAATAATGCCACCTGCGGCGTTTCAGCCACCGGTCACGGGGAGTATTTTATCCGGTGGACCGTGGCCCACCAGATCTCGGTGCTGATGGAATACAAAGAATACCCTGTGGAGCAGGCTGCCAGGGAATTAGTGGAAAAAACCCTGGTGGAAGTTGGAGGAGAAGGTGGCGTGATCTGCCTGGACAAGTACGGCCGTCCTGCCATGGTGACCAATACCAGTGGGATGTTCCGGGCCTATGGGAATTCGGAGGGAGAACGGATCGTAGCCATATTTAAGGATTAG